CAGCAAATAGGGCAGGGTCTGGATGGAATTGTTTCCGAAGAGAGCGATTGTTCCAAGGTCGCCAAGCGACAGGGCCATCGCAAAGGCGAAAGCCACGCTCGATGGCCGCTTCAGAACCGGCCAGTCGATAAGTCTAAGCCGGTTCCATCCGGTAATGCCCAGTTGCGCACACAGCCTGTTGTTGCGGCTTGCGGCCGTATCCCATGTCGGGCGCAATATGCGAAACGCAAAAGGTATTGCCATCGCGGCGTTAACGCTCACAACCATAAAGGGTGCGAGGCTGAATGGATCGACAAAATGGCGTGACAGGATAAACCAGCCGGAGCCGATGACGATCGGTGGTATGACCATGATAAGACTTGCACCGCGATCAAGCGAACGCTCAAACAGTTTTGGCGAGGCGTAGCGACGCCGGCTTGCAAGATATTCGCGGGCCATCACCAACGCCAGTGAAATGACCAGCGACAGCGCAGCCGCACTTGCTCCGAGCACGATGCTGGTCAGGATTGCGCGCCAGACGAGGCTCTCACCCAGTAGCCGGAGAAGATCGGCCGCCAGCCCCGAAACGACTGTTCCGCCTATGGGGAGCGCGACGAAAAGGAGACCGAGGATTATCGTGGCTCCGTCCAGAACGCGTGTCCTTAACGTTGGTTGGTCAAAGCGGCGCGTCGTCGTGTGCAGGCTGAACCCCTCCTCGGTCGGGCGCCCGCTTAGGCTCAGAACCGACAGAACGGCAATGGTCAAACACAACTGCACAAGCGTCAGCGAAACCGCGCGGGCGATATCGAAATCAAAATGCAACGATTGGTAGATCGCAACCTCAAGCGTTGTTGCACGCGGTCCGCCGCCGAGCGTCAGGACAACGGTGAACGACGTAATGCAGAGCATGAAAATCAACCCGGCAATGCCGGAAAGGTTGCGCTGTATCACCGGCCATTCGATCAACCGGAACCGCCCCCACGCTCCCATGCCGAGTTGGGAAGAGAGTTTCCAATAGTCTTCCGGAATGGAGTCCATGCTTGACAGGAGCAGTCGTGTTGCCAGGGGCAAATTGAAAAACACATGCGCAATGAGGATGCCGGTTAGTCCGTAAATATTAGGAATGGCGTCTAGCCCTAGCCAGCTGAACAGCACAGCAAGCAGGCTATTGCGTCCATAGATACTGGTGATACCGAGCACGGCCACAAGGGCTGGCAGAGCGAGCGGCAGGGCGAAGAACCGCAAGATCATAGTCCGTCCCGGAAATTCCGGATGTGCGTGGAGGGCGCGAGCGAGCGGGATGGCAAGCCCCACCGAGAGCAGCATGGAGAGCAGCGCCTGCAACAATGTGAAGCGTGCAATTCGCCACAGATAGCTGTCGAAGGCCGCAAAGCCTTCCGTGCCGCCACGCAGTGCTTCAACTGCGAGGCTCAAACATGCGCCGCCCGTCAGCATCGCAAGGAAGGCGAGGGCGAGAGCCCCCGCCAATGGCTTCAAGGATATCAACGTGTTACAAGCTCATGGCCGTCAGCCATTCATCGATCCAGGCTTTACGATTTCTAGCTACTTCCTCCGGTGAAAAAATCAATGTTTTTGCCGGCTTTACCAGGGTATCGAAGGTAGGGTTAAGCGGTCCGCTTGTCTTCGCCGCCGGAAGCATCCAGTTGCTTTCTGGAATGGTGTCCTGAAATACCGTGCCGGTCATGAAAGTCAGGAACTGCGAGGAAAGCGGGTTTTTTGCGCCGTTCACCGTTTGCGCGGCCACTTCGACCTGCAGGTAATGGCCCTCTTCGAATGCAGCAGCCTTGTAACGGTCGGTCTTTTCAGCAATGACGTGATAGGCAGGCGAGGTCGTATAGGAGAGCACCAGCGGTGCTTCTCCTTTAGTGAACAGGCCGTAGGCTTCCGACCAGCCCGGCGTCACGGTCAACACGCGATCCTTCAGTTTGGCCCAAGCTGCGCCGGCCTTGTCGCCATAGACGGATTTCACCCAGAGCAAGAGGCCGAGGCCCGGTGTAGATGTCCGTGGATCCTCGATGACGATCTTCTGGTTAGGTTCACCCTCGACCAGTTGCTTGAGACTGGTGGGCGGATTCTTGAGCTTTTCCGTATCGTAGATCACGGCAAAATAGCCGTAGTCGTAGGGAACGAAAGTATCGTCTTCGTAGCCGCCGGGAATGTTGATAGCACTTGTGTCGATTGCGTGCGGGGCGAACAGTCCTGTTTCCTTCGCCTCATAGGTCAGATTTGTGTCGAGGCCAAGCACGACATCGGCTTTGGTTGAAGCGCCTTCAAGTCTCAGACGGTTGAGCAGAGCGACGCCGTCCGTAACCGCGACGAAGTCCACAGTG
This is a stretch of genomic DNA from Phyllobacterium zundukense. It encodes these proteins:
- the thiP gene encoding thiamine/thiamine pyrophosphate ABC transporter permease — protein: MISLKPLAGALALAFLAMLTGGACLSLAVEALRGGTEGFAAFDSYLWRIARFTLLQALLSMLLSVGLAIPLARALHAHPEFPGRTMILRFFALPLALPALVAVLGITSIYGRNSLLAVLFSWLGLDAIPNIYGLTGILIAHVFFNLPLATRLLLSSMDSIPEDYWKLSSQLGMGAWGRFRLIEWPVIQRNLSGIAGLIFMLCITSFTVVLTLGGGPRATTLEVAIYQSLHFDFDIARAVSLTLVQLCLTIAVLSVLSLSGRPTEEGFSLHTTTRRFDQPTLRTRVLDGATIILGLLFVALPIGGTVVSGLAADLLRLLGESLVWRAILTSIVLGASAAALSLVISLALVMAREYLASRRRYASPKLFERSLDRGASLIMVIPPIVIGSGWFILSRHFVDPFSLAPFMVVSVNAAMAIPFAFRILRPTWDTAASRNNRLCAQLGITGWNRLRLIDWPVLKRPSSVAFAFAMALSLGDLGTIALFGNNSIQTLPYLLLQRMGSYRTQDAAGLALILGVLCLLLMIAADRGAGTLAKREVANIG
- the thiB gene encoding thiamine ABC transporter substrate binding subunit — its product is MRLFDIILKSVSMAGILAIALAGPAKADGKLTIYTYESFTAEWGPGPKVKEAFQKQCNCTVDFVAVTDGVALLNRLRLEGASTKADVVLGLDTNLTYEAKETGLFAPHAIDTSAINIPGGYEDDTFVPYDYGYFAVIYDTEKLKNPPTSLKQLVEGEPNQKIVIEDPRTSTPGLGLLLWVKSVYGDKAGAAWAKLKDRVLTVTPGWSEAYGLFTKGEAPLVLSYTTSPAYHVIAEKTDRYKAAAFEEGHYLQVEVAAQTVNGAKNPLSSQFLTFMTGTVFQDTIPESNWMLPAAKTSGPLNPTFDTLVKPAKTLIFSPEEVARNRKAWIDEWLTAMSL